A window of Blastocatellia bacterium contains these coding sequences:
- the dprA gene encoding DNA-protecting protein DprA: protein MRHDVQDWIALNLVKGLGSRTAYQMLRHWQKPGEIFRASYEDLSSFKLKEEIIETILSGETFAQAEAHCQKLEAIGAMAITLADENYPSLLKEIADPPLVLYAKGNFELAFSQPTIGVIGARRASTYGQYAAEMLAAELASKGITIVSGLARGIDTAAHRAAIEAKGQTLAIMGNGVDQIYPKENKQLAVDVELSGGLLSELPLGSPPLPQNFPFRNRIIAGMCFGVLVVEAAERSGSLITARLAMEQNREVFAVPGNITSANSFGPNYLIKDGAKLVQHWRDVVEELPLGIKAKILEQKIEETNVQAELFTPTPLSENEQKLYDLMKLDQTRHIDELAASSGLAPGQLLSTLLELEIKNKIKQLPGKNFIRLG, encoded by the coding sequence ATGCGGCACGATGTCCAAGACTGGATTGCATTAAACCTTGTAAAAGGATTAGGTTCTCGTACTGCTTACCAAATGTTGCGACACTGGCAAAAACCAGGGGAAATTTTTAGAGCTAGTTATGAGGATTTATCAAGTTTTAAGCTAAAAGAAGAAATTATAGAAACTATTTTATCAGGAGAAACTTTTGCTCAAGCAGAAGCACATTGTCAAAAATTAGAAGCTATAGGTGCTATGGCAATAACTTTAGCAGATGAAAATTATCCATCGCTACTAAAAGAAATTGCTGACCCACCCTTAGTTTTATATGCAAAAGGGAATTTTGAGCTAGCTTTTTCTCAACCAACTATAGGAGTTATCGGTGCAAGACGAGCTTCAACTTATGGACAATATGCGGCAGAAATGTTAGCAGCAGAACTTGCTAGTAAAGGTATAACAATAGTTTCAGGCTTGGCGCGGGGTATAGACACTGCTGCACATCGTGCCGCAATTGAAGCTAAGGGACAAACCTTAGCTATAATGGGAAATGGAGTAGATCAAATTTACCCTAAAGAGAACAAGCAACTTGCCGTAGATGTAGAGTTATCAGGAGGTTTGCTGTCAGAATTACCTTTAGGTTCTCCTCCATTACCACAGAACTTTCCTTTCCGTAATCGTATTATTGCGGGTATGTGTTTTGGGGTTTTGGTGGTTGAAGCAGCAGAAAGATCAGGCTCTTTGATAACTGCACGTTTAGCGATGGAACAAAACCGAGAAGTGTTTGCTGTACCAGGTAATATTACTTCTGCTAACTCGTTTGGCCCAAACTATTTAATTAAAGACGGAGCTAAATTAGTTCAACATTGGCGGGATGTAGTTGAGGAGCTTCCCCTAGGCATAAAAGCTAAAATACTTGAGCAAAAAATAGAAGAAACAAATGTTCAAGCGGAATTATTTACGCCAACACCACTTTCTGAAAATGAACAGAAGCTTTACGATTTGATGAAATTAGACCAAACACGTCATATAGACGAGTTAGCCGCTAGTAGTGGCTTGGCACCGGGGCAACTTTTAAGTACATTGCTAGAACTAGAAATTAAAAACAAGATAAAACAATTACCAGGGAAAAATTTTATTAGATTAGGCTGA